The region CCCGGGCGGGGGTTTGGCGGTTCCCCTTTGGCAGGGGGGTGCCTACCGGGGGCGCGGGGGGTGTGCGGTTCCCTTTGGCAGGGGGGTGCCTACCGGGGGCGCGGGGAACTGCGCGCTCAGCCGGTCACCGGCCGGTGGTCCGGGGCGGACCGATCTGCCCCGTTGGGTCGGTGGCGACCCGTGCCCCGGTGGGGGCTGGTCGCGCCGTTCCTCGCGCCCCTGGGGTGGTGGCGGTCGTCGTCACACGACGGTCGTGGTGGGTTGCGCGCGCCGTTCCTCGTGCCCCTGGGGTGGTGCGGTCCGTTCGCACGTGACGGTGGGTGGTGGGTTGCGCGCGCCGTTCCTCGTGCCCCTGGGGTGGTGCGGTCTGTTCGCACGTGACGGTGGGTGGGGGCTGGGCGCGCGGTTCCTCGCGCCCCTGGGGGCACCCTGTGTGGTGTGGGGCGCCCCCCGGGGTGGGGTCAGGCGGGGACGGTCCAGGTGTCGGGGCCGGTGAGGAGGGTGGTGAGGTCGCCTTCGCCGTGCTGGGTGACGGCCTGGTCGAGTTGGTGGGCCATGTCGGTGTCGTAGACGGGGCGTTGGGTGTTGCGGATGATGCCGATGGGGGTGTGGTGGAGGGTGTCGGGGTCGGCGAGGCGGGACAGGGCGAACGCGGTGGCCGGGTTGGGTGCGGTCGCGTCGTGGATCAGGATCTGATCGGTGCCGGTGCCGGTCCGGGTGATGTCGATGACGGTCAGGTCGCCGGTGGCGGGGTCGCGGATGACGCCTTTGGAGCCGAGTCCGTCGGCGGCGGGTGTGCCGAAGCGGATGGGCTGTCCGTGTTCGAGGCGGATGACCGCCTCGGTCGCGGTGGCGTTGTCCTTGAGTGCGTCGAAGGCGCCGTCGTTGAAGATGTTGCAGTTCTGGTAGATCTCGACCAGTGCGGTGCCGGGGTGGTCGGCGGCGGCGCGCAGGACGGACTGCAGGTGCTTGCGGTCGGAGTCGATCGTGCGTGCCACGAAGCCGGCTTCCGCGCCGATGGCCAGCGATACCGGGTTGAACGGTGCTTCGAGTGATCCCATCGGTGTGGACTTCGTGATCTTGCCGGTCTCCGAGGTCGGGGAGTACTGGCCTTTGGTGAGGCCGTAGATGCGGTTGTTGAAGAGCAGGATCTTGAGGTTCACGTTGCGGCGCAGTGCGTGGATGAGGTGGTTCCCGCCGATGGAGAGGGCGTCGCCGTCGCCGGTGACGACCCATACCGACAGGTCGCGGCGGGAGGTGGCGAGGCCGGTGGCGATCGCGGGGGCGCGCCCGTGGATGGAGTGCATGCCGTAGGTGTTCATGTAGTACGGGAAGCGTGAGGAGCAGCCGATGCCGGAGATGAAGACGACGTTCTCGCGGGCCAGGCCGAGTTCGGGCATGAAGGACTGGACGGCGGCCAGGACGGCGTAGTCGCCGCAGCCGGGGCACCAGCGGACTTCCTGGTCGGATTTGAAGTCCTTCATCGACTGCTTCGCGGCGGCTTTGGGGACCAGGGCCAGTGCCTCAGACATCGGTGTTCTCCTCCATGATGACCGCGATGGCCGCCGCGAGCTGCTCGGCCTTGAAGGGCAGGCCTGTGACCTGGGTGTAGGACTGTGCGTCGACCAGGTATTCGGCGCGCAGCAGGTGCGCGAGCTGTCCGAGGTTCATCTCGGGGACGATGACGCGCTCGTAGGAGCGCAGGACCTGGCCGAGGTTGGCGGGGAAGGGGTTGAGGTGGCGCAGGTGGGCCTGGGCGATCCGGCCGCCGGCGGTGCGGATCCGCCGCACGGCCGCGGTGATGGGCCCGTAGGTCGAGCCCCAGCCGACCACCAGGGTGCGTGCGGCGTTGGAGGGGTCGTCGACCTGCACGTCGGGGACGGTGATGTTGTCGATCTTCGCCTGCCGGGTGCGGACCATCAGGTCGTGGTTGGCCGGGTCGTAGGAGATGTTGCCCGTGCCGTCCTGCTTCTCGATCCCCCCGATCCGGTGCTCCAGGCCGGGGGTGCCCGGTACCGCCCAGGGCCGTGCGAGGGTCTGCGGGTCGCGCAGGTAGGGCCAGAACACCTCCGTGCCCTCGGCGGTGGTGTGGTTCGGGCCCGAGGCGAACTCCACCCGCAGATCCGGCAGCTCGGACACGTCGGGGATCCGCCACGGCTCGGAGCCGTTGGCGAGGTACCCGTCGGAGAGGAGGAAGACCGGGGTGCGGTAGGCCACCGCGATCCGGGCGGCCTCCAGGGCGGCGGTGAAGCACTCCGCCGCGGTGGCCGGGGCGATCACCGGCACCGGCGCCTCACCGTTCCTGCCGTACATCGCCTGCAGCAGATCGGCCTGCTCGGTCTTGGTCGGCAGGCCCGTCGACGGCCCGCCCCGCTGGATGTCGACCACCAGCAACGGCAGCTCCAGGCTCACGGCCAGCCCGATCGTCTCGGACTTCAGCGCCACGCCCGGCCCCGATGTCGTCGTCACCGCCAGCGACCCGCCGAACGCGGCACCCAGCGCCGCACCGATCGCCGCGATCTCGTCCTCCGCCTGGAACGTCCGCACCCCGAAATTCTTGTGCCGCGACAGCTCGTGCAGAATGTCCGACGCCGGCGTGATCGGATACGACCCCAGATACAGGGGCAGCCCCGACTGCTTCGCCGCCGCGATCAGCCCGTACGACAGCGCCAGATTCCCCGAGATGTTCCGGTACGTCCCCGCGGGGAACGCCGACGACGCCGGCGCGACCTCGTAGGAGACCGCGAAATCCTCCGTCGTCTCCCCGAAATTCCACCCCGCCCGGAACGCCACCACATTCGCCTCGGCGATATCGGGCCTCTTCGCGAACTTCCGCCGCAAGAACGCCTCGGTACCCTCCGTCGGACGGTGGTACATCCACGACAGCAGCCCCAGAGCGAACATGTTCTTCGCCCGCTCGGCATCCTTCCGCGCCAGACCCGAGTCCTTCAGCGCCTCCACCGTCAGCGTCGTCAGCGGCACCCGGTGCACAGCGAACCCCGCCAGCGACCCGTCCTCCAGCGGACTGACCGCCCACCCCACCTTCCCCATCGCCCGCCGCGTGAACTCATCCGTATTCACAATGATCTCCGCACCCCGCGGCAGATCACCCAGATTCGCCCGCAACGCCGCCGGATTCATCGCGACCAGCACATCCGGCGCATCCCCCGGCGTCAGAATGTCATGATCCGCAAAATGCAACTGGAACGACGACACCCCCGGCAACGTCCCCGCAGGCGCCCGGATCTCCGCCGGAAAATTCGGCAACGTCGACAAATCATTACCGAACGACGCCGTCTCCGACGTAAAACGATCACCCGTAAGCTGCATACCATCACCGGAATCACCAGCGAACCGGATGATCACCCGGTCCATGCGCTGGACCTTCTTGGCGGTCCTGATCTGTTCGTCGGACACGGTGGCGTCCGGCGAGTGCTCCGCCTCTTCGACCTGGCTGGTCACGTTACTGGGCCTCCTGAAGCAGTAGCTGCCCCCGCTGGGCAGCACTGGGTGTACCGGCCGGCCCCGACTGGGGTTCCGGCGCGGGCCGGTACGGATCCTGGCGCCGGACCGCGGTGGGCACCGCGGCCGGCCGGCGTGGCGCGGGGCGGTCGGCTGCCGCCCCGCCGGGTGCGTTCACTGCGGCGGGTTGCCGTGCTTGCGCACCGGGAGATCGGCGTGCTTGGTCCGCAGCATGCGCAGCGAGCGGACCAGGATGTCGCGGGTGTCCACGGGGTCGATGACGTCGTCGACCAGGCCGCGTTCGGCCGCGTAGTAGGGGTGCATGAGTTCGTCCTTGTACTGCTTGACCATCTCCGCACGGGTCTCGTCCGGGTCGTCGGAGTCGGCGATCTGCCGGCGGAAGATGACGTTGGCCGCGCCTTCCGCGCCCATCACCGCGATCTCGTTCGACGGCCAGGCGAACGACAGGTCGGCGCCCACCGAGCGGGAGTCCATGACGATGTACGCGCCCCCGTAGGCCTTGCGGATCACCAGGGAGATGCGCGGGACGGTCGCGTTGCAGTAGGCGTACAGGAGCTTGGCGCCGTGCCTGATGATGCCGCCGTGCTCCTGGCCGACGCCGGGCAGGAAGCCGGGGACGTCGATGAGGGTGAGGATCGGGATGTTGAAGGCGTCGCAGAACTGGACGAAGCGCGCGGCCTTCTCGGAGGCGTGGATGTCCAGGACGCCGGCCATGGACTGCGGCTGGTTGGCCACGATGCCGACGGTGTGGCCGTCGAGGCGGGCCAGGGCGCAGATGATGTTGGTGGCCCAGTGCTCGTGGATCTCCAGGTATTCGCCGTCGTCGACGATCTCCTCGATGACCGCGCGCATGTCGTAGGGCCGCTGGCCCTCGACGGGCACCAGGTCGAGCAGCCGCTCGCAGCGCCGGTCCACCGGGTC is a window of Streptomyces sp. NBC_01477 DNA encoding:
- a CDS encoding 2-oxoacid:ferredoxin oxidoreductase subunit beta encodes the protein MSEALALVPKAAAKQSMKDFKSDQEVRWCPGCGDYAVLAAVQSFMPELGLARENVVFISGIGCSSRFPYYMNTYGMHSIHGRAPAIATGLATSRRDLSVWVVTGDGDALSIGGNHLIHALRRNVNLKILLFNNRIYGLTKGQYSPTSETGKITKSTPMGSLEAPFNPVSLAIGAEAGFVARTIDSDRKHLQSVLRAAADHPGTALVEIYQNCNIFNDGAFDALKDNATATEAVIRLEHGQPIRFGTPAADGLGSKGVIRDPATGDLTVIDITRTGTGTDQILIHDATAPNPATAFALSRLADPDTLHHTPIGIIRNTQRPVYDTDMAHQLDQAVTQHGEGDLTTLLTGPDTWTVPA
- a CDS encoding 2-oxoacid:acceptor oxidoreductase subunit alpha; its protein translation is MSDEQIRTAKKVQRMDRVIIRFAGDSGDGMQLTGDRFTSETASFGNDLSTLPNFPAEIRAPAGTLPGVSSFQLHFADHDILTPGDAPDVLVAMNPAALRANLGDLPRGAEIIVNTDEFTRRAMGKVGWAVSPLEDGSLAGFAVHRVPLTTLTVEALKDSGLARKDAERAKNMFALGLLSWMYHRPTEGTEAFLRRKFAKRPDIAEANVVAFRAGWNFGETTEDFAVSYEVAPASSAFPAGTYRNISGNLALSYGLIAAAKQSGLPLYLGSYPITPASDILHELSRHKNFGVRTFQAEDEIAAIGAALGAAFGGSLAVTTTSGPGVALKSETIGLAVSLELPLLVVDIQRGGPSTGLPTKTEQADLLQAMYGRNGEAPVPVIAPATAAECFTAALEAARIAVAYRTPVFLLSDGYLANGSEPWRIPDVSELPDLRVEFASGPNHTTAEGTEVFWPYLRDPQTLARPWAVPGTPGLEHRIGGIEKQDGTGNISYDPANHDLMVRTRQAKIDNITVPDVQVDDPSNAARTLVVGWGSTYGPITAAVRRIRTAGGRIAQAHLRHLNPFPANLGQVLRSYERVIVPEMNLGQLAHLLRAEYLVDAQSYTQVTGLPFKAEQLAAAIAVIMEENTDV